The Chloroflexota bacterium genome segment GGCGGGCGCGGCTACGTGGACACACACCAGGCGGGGCCGGCCACGGACTTCTTCCTCGGCGGGCTGATCTTCTGGGAAGCGCGCCGTGCGGACGTGGAGAAGGTCGTGTATGCCTCGTCAGGCTGTGTGTATCCGAACTACCTTCAGACCGACCCCAATCAGGACATGTACCTCACCGAAGATTTGGTAAAGCCCCCCTACGACGCCGACAACCTCTACGGCTGGTCCAAACTCATGAACGAACTGACGTTGCAGGCCTACTGCCGCGAGTACGGGATGAAGGGGGCCTCGTGTAGATACTTCACCGTCTATGGGCCGCGCGGCAAGGAGAACCATGCGGTCATCGCCATGATCGCGCGGGCCTTTGTCGGCGAGAATCCGTTTGAGGTCTGGGGCGATGGCAACCAGATTCGCAACTGGACGTATGTGGATGACATCGTCCGGGGCACGCTCCTCGCCGGCGAGAAGATAGACGACGGAACGGCGGTCAACCTGGGGACGATGGAGCGGGTGCGGGTGATTGATGCCGTGCGCATGGTGCTGGAATACACGGGGCACAAGGCCGAGATTCGCCTGCGCCCCGACATGCCGACCGGGCCGATGAACCGCGTGGCCGACAACTCGCTGGCCAGGCGTCTGCTGGGCTGGGAGCCGCAGGTGGCCTTCAAGGATGGCCTGAAGCGCACCATAGACTGGTACTTCGCCACCAAGGACCGCGACGAAGTGCGGCGCATCCTGGCCAGGGCGCTTGTGGAGCGGTAGATGACTACGCCGCCTCGGGTCAACGTTCTGGGCGTGGGCATCAGCGCCATCAACATGGAGCAGGCTCTCGCCATCATAGACGACTGGATTGCCCGCCGCGACCCCCACTACGTCTGCGTGTCCACGGTGCACGGCGTCATGGAATGCCAGCGCGACGAGGCCGTGCGCCGCGCGCTCAACTCCAGCGGCCTCACCACGCCCGACGGGATGCCCCTGGTTTGGATCGCACGCCTGCGAGGGTTCCGCCACGTGCGGCGGGTGTACGGGCCGGACCTCATGCTGGCCGTGTGCGAGCGGTCGGTGGCGAAGGGGTATCGCCACTACCTGTACGGCGGGCAGCCGGGCGTGGCCGAGGCCCTGAAGTCGCGGCTGGAGCAGCGATTCCACGGCGTGCAGGTTGTGGGGGTGGATTGCCCACCCTTTGAGCCGCTCACGCCCGAGGAGGATCGCAAGGCGGTGGAGCGCATCAACGCCGCGCAGCCGGACATCGTCTGGGTGGGGATGAGCACGCCCAAACAGGACCTGTGGGCCGCCGAACATGTGGGGCGGATACACGCGCCCGTCATCATCGCCGTGGGGGCGGCGTTTGACTTCGTGTCGGGGCGCAAGCGCCAGGCACCGCGCTGGATGCGGAACAGCGGCCTGGAATGGCTGTTCCGCCTGATTCAGGAGCCGCGGCGGTTGTGGCGGCGCTACCTCATCTACAATCCGCTGTTCGTGTTTCGCCTTGCGGGCCAGTGGCTGGGCCTGCGCAAGTACACCCTGGACTGATTGCGGACCCTCGGCACTACTTCAGCAGACTTTCGTACACCGCCAGCGTCTTGGCCGCAAGTTTGTCCCAGGTGAAATGAGCCAGCGCCTTCTGTCGCCCCGCTTCGCCCATGCGCCGCGCCATCACGGGGTCGGCAAGCAGCGCCAGGATGCGGTCGGCAATGTGCGCGGGGTCGGCCGGCACCACGAAGCCGTCCACGCCATCGGCGATGACCTCGCGCACGGCGGGGATGTCGCCCCCGATGACGGGCTTGCCCATCATCCACGCTTCCACGAAGACGCCGCCGAAACTCTCCTGCGACGAGGGCATACAGAACACGTCGCAGGCGGCCAGGGCCGATGTCTTCTCCTCAATGCCGACCGCGCCCAGTTCCACGATGCGCGAGTCCGAGCAGGCCGCGAAGACCCGCTCCGAGTGGCGCGTGCGTGGGCCGATGAAGACGAATCGCGCGTCGGGCCATCGCGCCCACACCCGCGGAGCCGCCCCCAGCACCGCCTCGTAGTTCTTGTACGCAAACTTCTGCCCCACGAAGAGCACCATCGGGCCGTGGATTCCGTACTTGGCGCGGAAGGTCGCGGCGTCGTGGCGGGCCGCCAGGATCGCCCCCATGCCCGTAACGTGGATGCGCTCCTCGGCCACGCCGAGCGCCGCCAGGGTCTGCTTTTCACTTTGGGTTAGCGCGATGACGGCATCGGCCTCGCGGTACAGGCGGATGTAGGCGCGGTAGAACCAGCCGACCCAGCGCGGGTGATGGACGGGCGTGAAAACGAAGGGCACGCCCAGGCGTCGGGCCAGGCGCAGCGAGGCGTAACTGATGCCCTCGCGCCCGATGCGCCCATTGTGGATGATGTCCGGCCGACCGCACAGGGACGCCAGGCGCCGTTCCAGAATCCGCGCGATGCCGGGCACGGCGATGTCCTTGAGCGGGTAGTACATTCCCGCCAGCGGCGCAAGGAGAAGGCGATCGGCCAGCGATAGCCGTATGAGCGAGACCGGAATGCCGTCCATGGTGTAGGGGCGCGCGCGCCAGGGGGCCAGGAGCGTCGTGCCCAGGAG includes the following:
- a CDS encoding NAD-dependent epimerase/dehydratase family protein — encoded protein: MGFWTDRRVLVTGGASFIGSHLVDALVGEGARVRIVDDLSSGRLDNIRHHLDAGSVEFVQADLREPGVARAAMRDIQTVFHLAADHGGRGYVDTHQAGPATDFFLGGLIFWEARRADVEKVVYASSGCVYPNYLQTDPNQDMYLTEDLVKPPYDADNLYGWSKLMNELTLQAYCREYGMKGASCRYFTVYGPRGKENHAVIAMIARAFVGENPFEVWGDGNQIRNWTYVDDIVRGTLLAGEKIDDGTAVNLGTMERVRVIDAVRMVLEYTGHKAEIRLRPDMPTGPMNRVADNSLARRLLGWEPQVAFKDGLKRTIDWYFATKDRDEVRRILARALVER
- a CDS encoding WecB/TagA/CpsF family glycosyltransferase; this encodes MTTPPRVNVLGVGISAINMEQALAIIDDWIARRDPHYVCVSTVHGVMECQRDEAVRRALNSSGLTTPDGMPLVWIARLRGFRHVRRVYGPDLMLAVCERSVAKGYRHYLYGGQPGVAEALKSRLEQRFHGVQVVGVDCPPFEPLTPEEDRKAVERINAAQPDIVWVGMSTPKQDLWAAEHVGRIHAPVIIAVGAAFDFVSGRKRQAPRWMRNSGLEWLFRLIQEPRRLWRRYLIYNPLFVFRLAGQWLGLRKYTLD
- a CDS encoding glycosyltransferase family 4 protein: MRICYTLTSYPPALGGAQLLFHALARTLSPAHDVRVVAHWRENRTDWLLGTTLLAPWRARPYTMDGIPVSLIRLSLADRLLLAPLAGMYYPLKDIAVPGIARILERRLASLCGRPDIIHNGRIGREGISYASLRLARRLGVPFVFTPVHHPRWVGWFYRAYIRLYREADAVIALTQSEKQTLAALGVAEERIHVTGMGAILAARHDAATFRAKYGIHGPMVLFVGQKFAYKNYEAVLGAAPRVWARWPDARFVFIGPRTRHSERVFAACSDSRIVELGAVGIEEKTSALAACDVFCMPSSQESFGGVFVEAWMMGKPVIGGDIPAVREVIADGVDGFVVPADPAHIADRILALLADPVMARRMGEAGRQKALAHFTWDKLAAKTLAVYESLLK